TATCAGCTTCGATTCATAGATGTGGTGGATCGAGAAAATCACACAGATATTCTATTTGAATATCCTTATGGCAATTCAGAGAGAGTGAAATCTTGTATTGATAGGATTGGCGAAAAAGACGGTTTTATCTTTATCACTTCAATCTGTGCAACATCTGAGCAGTGGGAAGTTATTGAACCGATATATGATCAAATTGTGAATTCGATAACAGTAAATTAGGATAATTCTCCGAAATCTAATTTTCTATTTATATTATTATTTTTGTGCTGCGGATTTGACTTATGTGTTCACAGCACAGGTGTTTTTGGTTTTTATCTGAAAACAATCCTGAAAAAAACATATTAAAACAAGAGATATTCCTGATTCAGGAAAGATGATTCTGTTGAAATTTATGTAGAAAAGAGTTTATTTTCCTCACCAATATTAACAAAACGATAATCCTGCCGCGGGTGTGATCCATTACGGCCATAGTAAAATGGAGCAATTATCACCACCTCAGGTGAGTGCGTTATTTCCATGAGTAAATCTGATGAATGAGAACAGCGAAGTGAAATCAAGCCGCCATCAACGCCCCTGGCTGCAGGGGATGGTGCAGGCAGTGCCGATCGTACTGGGCTATATCCCGGTGGGATTTGCCTATGGTGTTCTGGCGCAAAAAGCGGGCATATCTGCTTTCAACACTCTGCTGATGTCGATTATTGTCTATGCCGGTTCAGCCCAATTGATCGCCGTTGGGTTGGTCTCTTCCGGGTTGGCGCCGCTTTCCATCATTATCACCACATTTATCGTCAACCTGCGGCACATGCTGATGTCCGCTGCGCTCTCGCCTCATTTGCAGTCCTGGCGCAAACCGGCGCTGGCTGTTTTTGCCTATGAACTCACTGACGAGTCCTTTGCCCTGCATGCCACCCGGATGGACGGGCATGAGCGGCCCAAGAGCGAGACCTTTGCAGTCAACGTCACAGCCCAGGCCTCCTGGGTGCTGGGGACTGCCCTGGGCATCTTTGGCGGGCAGATGATTGCGGAGATTGAGCCCTTTGCCCTGGATTATGCGTTACCGGCGATGTTTATTGCCCTGCTGGTGATGCAGATTACGAACAAGGTTCAGGTGATCGTGGCGGTTTTGGCGGGGTTATTTTCTCTTGGCTTATATCTACTCGGTATGCAGCAGTGGTATGTGATTATCGCGACCATCCTGGCTGCGACTTTAGGAGTGGTACTGAAAAAATGGACCAAACAACCATCCTCCTGACCATTTTAGGTATGGCTGCGGTGACTTACCTGCCGCGGGTCATCCCTCTGCTTGCACTCACGGGCCGCCGTTTGCCGGAGGTTGTGATTGACTGGCTGGGTTATGTCCCACCAGCGGTGCTGGCTGCCATGCTGCTGCCGTCATTGGTGGTGTCCGATGGGCAGTCGGCGATCAATGCAGAGAACTTGTTCTTTTGGGCTGCGTTACCAACGTTTGCAGCAGCGATCCTGACCCGTAATTTATTCGTCCCTGTGCTGGTCGGGATGGCGGTGGTGATTGTCGGCCGGTTATTGATGGTGTGATGTAATATCCCCCAACAAAGGTGAACGCCAACCTTTAGGGTTGGCGTTTTGTGATTAATTGCTTTAGGTGATTGAACTGCCAGTTTCGCTCTTGTACAACTGCTTGTTGAGTGTCCTTTGGGAGGGCAGCCCGAAACGCCGCTTGCTGGGCATATTTTGTTGCGCCCAGTGCGTGGGTGCGAACATGCGCCGTGGCCACAGCCTGACCGGCTGCTCTGGCTGCGGATTTGGCCGGCGTATCGTTATTGACCTGCCGGGCCGCAGCGTGTGCATTGAGGGAAGCTGAACGGATGACAGATATACTGAACTCCCCTGTGTCAATCCAGTCCTGAAGTGTATCCAGCGCCTGGCGGGGATGGGGATTATGGGGAAATTGGGATTCGTACATCGGCAGGACACGCAACGCACAATCCCTGGCCCAGATTGCCAGAGTCACATGGTTGGCCTGACCGACCAGCTCCTGCAACGCCTCATCCGGCGTGGCGAGCGAGAATTTTGGTTGGCTCATGCTTTGGGCAGAATTGCCTCAGCCCATGCCACTGCTCGTTCAAGTTCGCCGTCTGCCAGTGGACCTTCTGAATCAACCACGGCAAATCCGGTGGGTTCGAGCGCTAAGGTCGCACCGGTTTTCTGATAGGCTTTAGCCATTTTGGAGCCCGCATAACCGAAAAGTCGGATCATGAACTTCAGGAAGCCAGAGTTGGTTTTATCAATTGGGATGCGGGTATCGAAGACACTGCCTCGAACGCCAGCCAGCTTACCTTTCTGTTCCTGCAGAAGGATTTGCACCTTCTGGGTGGGTCGGAATGCCCGGGTGGGAGAGCCAATAATGAAGATCTGCAATCCTTCAAAATCAGCGGGTTGGACGTCGTCAACTTTCTTGGTAACTGCACCGATCGCTTCGCCAATCGCTGTGGCTACTTTGGCAGTATTGCCAAAATAGGAATCGTAGAGGACCAATCGTTCTGTCATGCTGAATTCCTTTCTGTTGGTTAATTGGATTAATTTCATTATAGCGAAATTCTGAGCTTTTTAAATCATGAATGGCTAAATCAAAAGAAAAAAGCGCTTCAATAGCGCCTAATTAATTAATTTATTATTATTCGGTTTTAGTCCAAATCCTGTCGACCGGCCAGTGCACGCAGCAGGGTGTTCTGATCAGCGTATTCCAGGTCGCCCCCAACCGGCAGCCCGCGGGCCAGACGAGTCACCCGAATGCCCATCGGTGCAATCCGCTCATTGAGGTACATTGCCGTGGCGTCGCCTTCCATGCTGGGATTGGTTGCCAGGATCACTTCTTTGATCTCGTCAGCATCCAACCGGGCATAGAGTTCCTTGATCTTTAAATCTTCAGGGCCAATGCCTTCAATAGGGGAGAGAACACCGTGCAGCACATGGTAGAGCCCGTTGAAGCCGGCGGTCTTTTCAATCGCCAGGACATCCATTGGCTCTTCGACCACACAGATCGTGTGGCGGTCCCGCTGGTCACTGCCGCAGACCTCACAAATGGGCGTATCTTTGCGGGTGATGTTGAAACAGGTCTCGCATAGACCGGTCTCTTCCTTAAGGCCGTGCAGCGCGTCCGCCAGGCTGAGCGAAATATCCTCCGGTGCGCGCAGGAGGTAAAAGGTCAGCCGAGAAGCGGTCTTGGGGCCGACACCGGGCAGCCGGGCGAGGGCATCCACGAGATTCTGAACGGGTTCAGGTAAGGTACGCATAGTGAGGGACTAGAGCCCGAGTCCCATTCCACCCAGCATATTGGTGAAGGGAGCCATTTTTTCGGATGCCAGGGTGCGGGATTGATCCAGCGCGGCGTTGACACCGGAAGTGATCAGATCCTGCAGCATTTCCAGATCGGCATCTTCGAGGATTTCCGGCGCAATGGTGATGGATTTGCAGATCTGATCGCCTGTCATGGTGACGCTGATCACGCCGCCGCCAACAGTGGCGGTCACGGTCTCTTGAGAAAGCTCTTCCTGAGCCTGAGCCATTTGCTGCTGCATCTGTTGGATTTGGGCCATCATCCCACCGGCGCTTTTGCCGCCGGGGGCGCGATTATAACCTTTTGCCATTGTTATTTCCTTTCAAAATCCATAATTACTTTTTTAGTCAGCTTCTTTAGCTTTGGTGATTTTACCACCCAGGTCACGGGTGGCGGTGCCGACCATTCCATCATTATCAATTTCAATATCTTCGGGCACAGCACTGCTTTCATGTGTGCTCACGATGCAGTTTACATTGATTGGTGTACCGAATACTTCTTCAAGGATATCGGCGGTCAGGGTCAGGTTGCCGCCCTTATCCATCATGTCCTTGAGCGTGTCGGATGAGAAGCCCAGGATGAGCGTGTTGTCTTTCAAGCCCACGACTTTGGAGGTGTTCAATAGGCCCTCCGTGCGGGGATTATGCTTCCCGACCATTGATTTGACCTTGCGCCACTGCTTGTGGATATCGCTGAGCTTTAGGTCGCCTTCCACGGTAGGCGCAGCGGATTTTGTCTGAGGAGGTTCTTTCTCGATTGGCTCCTGCCTGGGTTTGGCTGGTTTTTCTTCCTTGATCTTCTCCGGCCGGGGTTCGGTTTTTTGAGAATCAACCGCCTTTTCCTGCACAGGTGTTTCAACCGGCTCAGGTTTGGGTTTGGGCTTTGGTTGGCTTTGTTGGGGTTGGACTGGTGTTGTTTCCGTGGGTTGGGTTTGTGGGGTTGGGGTTTGCTCTGCCACAACGACAGCTGGCTTAACGAGATATTCCGTGAAGGCTAATTCCAGACCCAAGCCTGGATGCCAGTTGGCCTGTTCATCCACGGTTGCCTGGTTGAAGGCATTGATTGCCTTCAATAATTCGGGCAGGGGAAGCTGGTTTCCGTGCGCATGGATTTTGGGCTTGATGTCATCGGTGATATCGGTCGAGTTGAGGTGATCCATTTGATAAAGCAGGACATTGCGGAGGTAGGACACAACTTGCCGGGCAAGCTGGCGGGGGTCCGTACCGGTATCCAGCGCCTGGTCGATCTGTTCCAGTCCGGCTGCGGCGTCTTTCGCCACCAGGGCATCCACGATCTCAATCACTCGCAGGCTGGTAGCTGTTCCCAGAATGGTCTGGGCCTTCTCTAGCGAGATTTCCTCTTCGGTAGAGGTCAGCTGGTCAAGCAGGGAGATCGCGTCCCGCAGGCTGCCTGTGGCCTGCCGCGCCACTTCCATAAAAACGGGTTCTTCGATCTTCAATCCCTCAACCTGGCTCTTCTCTTTGAGGTAGTTGACAATGATCTCAATTGGAATCCGCCGGAACTCATGCCGCTGACAGCGGGAAAGCACGGTGGCTGGGATCTTATGGATTTCAGTGGTCGCCAGCACGAAAATGGCATGGGCTGGCGGCTCCTCCAGGGTTTTCAGGAGGGCATTGAAGGCCGCGGTGGATAGCATGTGGACTTCATCGATGATATAGACTTTAAAACGCCCCTGAGAGGGGGAGAAGTTGATCTTGTCACGCAGGTCGCGAACGTCATCCACGCTGGTGTTGGACGCGGCGTCAATCTCGATCAGGTCCATGAACCGGCCGGCGGTGATGGCCTTGCAGTGATCGCATTCATTGCAGGGACGGTTTTCCAGGTCCGGATTGAGGCAGTTGACGGCTTTGGCCACCAAACGGGCACAGGTCGTTTTACCTGTGCCGCGGGGGCCGGAGAAGAGATAAGCATGCGCCACGCGGTCCAACATGACGGCGTTGCGCAGCGTTTGGGTAATATGTTCCTGACCGGCGACTTCATCCCAGCTTTGGGGTCGCCATTTGCGGTAAAGGGCTTTAGGCATAATGATTTTTTTATTTCACTAGGGTATTTGATAAGTGGCCTGCGTTTCCCCGCCGGAGTCAACCAGAGTGACCGTGTCACCGGGTTGCCAGATGGGGGTGTCGGACTGCCAGTACAATTCTATCACCGTATTAGTGCCGGCTTTTGAGTGCACCTCTACCGCGCCATCTTGGTTGAGGATCATCGCAGGGAAAGTGAACCGTTGTCCCCGATCATTTAGAATCTGCCAGCCACTCAGGTTGATCGCGCCGTCGCTCCGGTTGAGGATTTGGACGTTTTCAATTTCCAAATTCCCGGCCCCGATAACGGTTGGGATGGTGAGTACCAGTCCCTCTTGCAGGAACTCAGTAGTGGGCTGGGGTGTTATAGCAAAGGTTTCACCGGTCGATTCAATGTCACCTGACCCGCTGTTTGGGTCAGTCAAGGTGATGGATACATCCGGTGTGGGGTGGGTAGCTTGCCAGATGAGCAGGACGATCAGGGTCGTTGCCGCGGAGATCAGAATATTTAGCAGGATGTAAAAAAGGAGACTTTTTTTGGTCTTCATTGCCTCTGCCTTATCATTTTTATCAATGATAGCACAGCTTGACTTGATTCCCAAAGTCCGTGATAGACAGTTGGAAAATCGGGATATATTTTAGTGGTTTAGGCCTCATTTCTTCGCAATTAACAATCTGATAACAATTCATTGAGGGTTTATTAATCGCAATATGATAACCTTCTTCTTAAGGAATTTGATTTCTCTCCTTTCGAATTCCGAGCATAACCTAAAAGTTGTGGTAGTGACCCCCAACTGAGATAAAGGTGAGGTTAACGAAGCAAAGCAGGCGTTTGGTGAGGCGCCTGCTTTGTGACTTTAATGGAGCAGTTACTTTTCCGGAAAGACCAACTTCTTAATATGTTCGATATGGTCCCGCTGGTGCCAGAGTGTGCGGCGGACGATCTTGCGGGGGGACCAGAATTCCCCTTCGAGCCCAAGGACTTTCACTACGCTAGCGAAGGTTGGGAAGACTCGGTCAATTTCAGACGCCAACTGATTGAGCCGTTCCACGGGATCTCCGGCCAGGTCCTGGCGTTCACGATCGGTCAGGTTCAGGCGGGAAAGGTACCAATGTTCGGCATTGGCGACATGCTTGACAATCCCGGTGATATTCCAGCGTTCATCTGGGCGCTGCATTTCAAGGATTTCCGGTGAAAGGGTGGTGTAACCAGCCAGAAGCTCATCCCGTTGCCAGTGGAAAACTTTGAGGGCGATGTCGATTTCATCTTTGGTCAGTGGCCGCCAGTCATCATGAAACCAGGCGTTGACCTGATAGCCAATGCCGGGGGCTGTGGATTGATAGCTTTCATTCAGGTTGTAGGTCGTAAACCTTTCCACAATTCTGAAATCCAGGTCTGTGAATTCTGCCCAGGGTTCAGCGGTGTGATCTCGGATCCATTTATCGAAGGTAAGTACAGCCAATGGCATACGAATCAAGGTTTCGGCTTCATCTTCACCATAGGTAAAACATCCCGGGTGATCGAGGGCATAGGCCAGAAAGCGACCTTCTTCAGTATTTTCTTCCAATCCGATACGGATTTGCATTTGTTCCTCCAAAATGATTTTTATTTCCATCCCTATCATAACAAAAAACCGCCAGGACGGCGGCTTCTTGATATAAATTGGTCTGTCAGGGAAGCACCCCAACAGATGAAACCCATTATAGCTGTTGGGGTGCCCGTTTGAGTGGCAGGGGATCAGTCATTGTGTGTTTGCTCCAGCCCAGTGAAACTGATTAAAGCAAATACAACGCTAATCAAGCCAATTACAAAATAAATAACAGCGCTCATGGACTTCCTCCTTCTTCTTCTTTAAATTATTTTATATAAAGCCAGTTTAATTAATCTCTACTATTAATACGTCTAAAAACGAAAAAAGTTCCAGGTTTTGACTTAATTAAATAACACCAAAATGAAATTGAAGTAACGAACAGCTTTTATATGATGCAATATCTGTACCATTGGGCTTTTGAGGGAAAGGTGATTAAAAAAACCGGTCAGAATACTCTGACCGGTTGGCTGAGCTAATTTTGTTTGAAACGATTAATCTGAGAAAACAGGCAGATGGCCCAGGGCGATGATATCAGCCCATTTGGCACGCTCACCCTCTGTGAGGATAGCGACTTCGGCTGTGATCGTTCCACCGGCTTTCTCCAGGATCATTCGCATGCCCTGCAGGGTGGAACCGGTGCTAATCACATCGTCCACAATCACGACCTTATGACCATCAATCAATTTGCGGTCTTTTTCATCAAGGTAGAGGGTTTGCGGTTTGCCGGTTGTGATGGAAAGGGTTTCGGAAGCGATAGCATCGCCCATATAGGCTTTGTAGGTCTTACGAAGGATGGCGAAAGGCTTGCCGGTCACAACGGAAAGCGCATAGGCAATTGGGATGCTCTTGGCTTCGGCCGTCACCAGGACGTCAAATTCGATATCGGATAATTTCTCGGCCAGGGCTTTGGCACAGGCTTCAACCAGTTCTGTGTCGCCAAGGATATTCAGAATGGCAATGCGCAGGCCGGGTTTGATTTCAAAAAGTTCAAGTTCCCGATGGATGCCGGCGATGTCAATGCCGTAGGTCTCGCGTTTCTCACTCATTTTCAGGTCTCCAGTTCGTCTCAAAAATCGACCTAATTATAATGCAACCTGAAATAGATGAGATGTCTAGACCTTAAAAGATTTCAATTATTTGGAAGTGGGGATTAAATTATGTGAGTGCCGGAGACGCCGACCCCGGCACTCATTTTAAGGAGGAGAAGAAGAGAAGTCGCCCTTACTTACTTATATCTTACAGGATAGGTCGGATTTATGCTTGACGGTTACCCTACGATTGCCCTACGATAGTGCTTCTATTTTGCAGGTCAAAACCCAGGGATTTGGACACCTTCCAGTCGAAGTATTAAGGTAAGATTGGTAGAAAGCTATTCACTCAGAGGTGTAAATTGGGAAAAATTTTCGGTGTATTGGATCAAACACCCGTTGGACCGGTCAGCTTCATGGCGGGCGATCAGGGTTTGGAGCAGGTTGCATTTTCACCATTGATGGCGTTCAAAGCAAGCCTGCCGGTTGTGGATGACCAACCTTCGCTTAAAGGGATGGAGGTCGTTTCCACCCTCCTGGCGGAACTGAGTGAATATTTCTTTGGTTTACGGAAAACATTTACTACCTCCATAGATTGGGATGTGATCAATGGCTTCCAGAGGGATGTGCTCCAACTGACAGCCGAGATACCCTTTGGCGAGGTCCGCACTTATGGCGAACTGGCTCAACAATTGGGAAAACCCGGGGCTTCACGTGCGGTGGGCACGGCACTGGCCCGCAATCCGATGGCGTTGGTGATCCCTTGTCACCGGGTGATTGGCAGCGATCGAAAAATGCATGGTTTTGCCGCACCGGATGGGATCAAGACCAAGGCCTGGCTGTTGAAACTTG
This Chloroflexota bacterium DNA region includes the following protein-coding sequences:
- a CDS encoding AzlC family ABC transporter permease is translated as MNENSEVKSSRHQRPWLQGMVQAVPIVLGYIPVGFAYGVLAQKAGISAFNTLLMSIIVYAGSAQLIAVGLVSSGLAPLSIIITTFIVNLRHMLMSAALSPHLQSWRKPALAVFAYELTDESFALHATRMDGHERPKSETFAVNVTAQASWVLGTALGIFGGQMIAEIEPFALDYALPAMFIALLVMQITNKVQVIVAVLAGLFSLGLYLLGMQQWYVIIATILAATLGVVLKKWTKQPSS
- a CDS encoding AzlD domain-containing protein gives rise to the protein MDQTTILLTILGMAAVTYLPRVIPLLALTGRRLPEVVIDWLGYVPPAVLAAMLLPSLVVSDGQSAINAENLFFWAALPTFAAAILTRNLFVPVLVGMAVVIVGRLLMV
- a CDS encoding nitric oxide synthase encodes the protein MTERLVLYDSYFGNTAKVATAIGEAIGAVTKKVDDVQPADFEGLQIFIIGSPTRAFRPTQKVQILLQEQKGKLAGVRGSVFDTRIPIDKTNSGFLKFMIRLFGYAGSKMAKAYQKTGATLALEPTGFAVVDSEGPLADGELERAVAWAEAILPKA
- the recR gene encoding recombination protein RecR, with translation MRTLPEPVQNLVDALARLPGVGPKTASRLTFYLLRAPEDISLSLADALHGLKEETGLCETCFNITRKDTPICEVCGSDQRDRHTICVVEEPMDVLAIEKTAGFNGLYHVLHGVLSPIEGIGPEDLKIKELYARLDADEIKEVILATNPSMEGDATAMYLNERIAPMGIRVTRLARGLPVGGDLEYADQNTLLRALAGRQDLD
- a CDS encoding YbaB/EbfC family nucleoid-associated protein; this encodes MAKGYNRAPGGKSAGGMMAQIQQMQQQMAQAQEELSQETVTATVGGGVISVTMTGDQICKSITIAPEILEDADLEMLQDLITSGVNAALDQSRTLASEKMAPFTNMLGGMGLGL
- the dnaX gene encoding DNA polymerase III subunit gamma/tau, whose product is MPKALYRKWRPQSWDEVAGQEHITQTLRNAVMLDRVAHAYLFSGPRGTGKTTCARLVAKAVNCLNPDLENRPCNECDHCKAITAGRFMDLIEIDAASNTSVDDVRDLRDKINFSPSQGRFKVYIIDEVHMLSTAAFNALLKTLEEPPAHAIFVLATTEIHKIPATVLSRCQRHEFRRIPIEIIVNYLKEKSQVEGLKIEEPVFMEVARQATGSLRDAISLLDQLTSTEEEISLEKAQTILGTATSLRVIEIVDALVAKDAAAGLEQIDQALDTGTDPRQLARQVVSYLRNVLLYQMDHLNSTDITDDIKPKIHAHGNQLPLPELLKAINAFNQATVDEQANWHPGLGLELAFTEYLVKPAVVVAEQTPTPQTQPTETTPVQPQQSQPKPKPKPEPVETPVQEKAVDSQKTEPRPEKIKEEKPAKPRQEPIEKEPPQTKSAAPTVEGDLKLSDIHKQWRKVKSMVGKHNPRTEGLLNTSKVVGLKDNTLILGFSSDTLKDMMDKGGNLTLTADILEEVFGTPINVNCIVSTHESSAVPEDIEIDNDGMVGTATRDLGGKITKAKEAD
- a CDS encoding lamin tail domain-containing protein, encoding MKTKKSLLFYILLNILISAATTLIVLLIWQATHPTPDVSITLTDPNSGSGDIESTGETFAITPQPTTEFLQEGLVLTIPTVIGAGNLEIENVQILNRSDGAINLSGWQILNDRGQRFTFPAMILNQDGAVEVHSKAGTNTVIELYWQSDTPIWQPGDTVTLVDSGGETQATYQIP
- a CDS encoding DUF664 domain-containing protein, which translates into the protein MQIRIGLEENTEEGRFLAYALDHPGCFTYGEDEAETLIRMPLAVLTFDKWIRDHTAEPWAEFTDLDFRIVERFTTYNLNESYQSTAPGIGYQVNAWFHDDWRPLTKDEIDIALKVFHWQRDELLAGYTTLSPEILEMQRPDERWNITGIVKHVANAEHWYLSRLNLTDRERQDLAGDPVERLNQLASEIDRVFPTFASVVKVLGLEGEFWSPRKIVRRTLWHQRDHIEHIKKLVFPEK
- a CDS encoding adenine phosphoribosyltransferase (Catalyzes a salvage reaction resulting in the formation of AMP, that is energically less costly than de novo synthesis), whose translation is MSEKRETYGIDIAGIHRELELFEIKPGLRIAILNILGDTELVEACAKALAEKLSDIEFDVLVTAEAKSIPIAYALSVVTGKPFAILRKTYKAYMGDAIASETLSITTGKPQTLYLDEKDRKLIDGHKVVIVDDVISTGSTLQGMRMILEKAGGTITAEVAILTEGERAKWADIIALGHLPVFSD
- a CDS encoding methylated-DNA--[protein]-cysteine S-methyltransferase, with translation MGKIFGVLDQTPVGPVSFMAGDQGLEQVAFSPLMAFKASLPVVDDQPSLKGMEVVSTLLAELSEYFFGLRKTFTTSIDWDVINGFQRDVLQLTAEIPFGEVRTYGELAQQLGKPGASRAVGTALARNPMALVIPCHRVIGSDRKMHGFAAPDGIKTKAWLLKLEGHEIKNDRVVGD